Proteins encoded in a region of the Paenibacillus sp. E222 genome:
- a CDS encoding SWIM zinc finger domain-containing protein, with translation MMNIPNDMNMDDAQWQQLIRQVAEYFNNLTIMRGFQYYKQKRVGPLTYTEQNGILAKVQGSDDYEVTLSLQSLNTSHCTCPVGSHCKHMIAVLMSYAEQLGRPVHGIVNAHSSTALKQAPKPAAIAPSGRSDYAAHEEDLTIPDNQYSQIKERATELAELEITEWHELFRACLKRLGIGTPSTSYVQAAADELYSIKPKLSAGMDQLFELHVQLYLIRFCVPGRNSITHTPVYLSYPAQLAVDALQKGLEQIFSRPLELSGLKGTRLEQLWNRLEETSAYLRTQMISETSSMMFFTPIYRELWLNWIVPNLQGNRETLESELAFLQEIENGLAAASKPVKPGESVLSVANLTENGSRGPIKSVTLPLPLVLAQSWMYFHLGQDEQAWQRLISGSSAYGIPPEHLLHFLHVLADSSDWKRLSEWLVQLGPLLANRRNSPLNDYMQLWDTAIHHLPDVEHRMWDTLVSMLPHSRPAYEEAMHSRGQWRRWIDFQLSTETEPLEFRVAVLQPIEKDAPELLLPFYHQAVDRYIGHKNRDGYKAAVKLLKRLSKIYKKLKQEEHWEQFITTLAVRNSRLRALQEELRKGKLIS, from the coding sequence ATGATGAACATACCTAATGACATGAACATGGATGATGCGCAGTGGCAACAGCTGATCAGGCAGGTCGCTGAATATTTTAACAACCTGACGATTATGCGTGGATTCCAATATTATAAACAGAAACGTGTCGGCCCATTAACCTACACCGAACAAAACGGAATTTTGGCTAAAGTACAAGGCTCCGATGATTATGAGGTAACGCTGAGTTTGCAATCGTTGAACACCAGTCACTGTACCTGTCCGGTTGGTTCTCATTGCAAACATATGATAGCGGTTCTAATGAGTTATGCGGAGCAACTGGGCCGACCCGTACATGGCATTGTGAACGCCCACTCCAGTACGGCACTGAAACAGGCTCCAAAACCTGCTGCTATTGCGCCTTCTGGACGTTCGGATTACGCAGCGCACGAAGAGGATCTCACTATCCCTGATAACCAGTATAGCCAGATCAAGGAACGTGCAACGGAACTTGCAGAACTTGAAATCACGGAGTGGCATGAGCTGTTTCGAGCATGCCTGAAACGACTCGGGATAGGCACGCCAAGTACATCATACGTGCAGGCCGCAGCGGACGAGCTCTATTCCATCAAACCTAAGCTGTCCGCTGGCATGGACCAGTTATTTGAGCTGCATGTTCAGTTATACCTGATTCGCTTCTGTGTGCCTGGCCGCAATTCAATCACACATACACCGGTGTATCTGAGCTATCCTGCTCAACTTGCCGTGGATGCGCTCCAGAAAGGGCTGGAACAGATCTTTAGCCGTCCGTTGGAACTCTCTGGTCTGAAGGGCACGAGGCTTGAACAACTTTGGAACAGGCTTGAGGAAACCTCGGCTTACCTGCGTACGCAGATGATCTCCGAGACGTCCAGCATGATGTTCTTCACCCCGATTTATCGGGAGCTTTGGTTAAACTGGATCGTGCCAAATCTTCAGGGGAACCGGGAAACGCTGGAGTCAGAGCTGGCATTTCTACAGGAAATAGAGAATGGCCTGGCTGCTGCGTCCAAACCCGTCAAGCCTGGTGAGAGCGTGCTGAGTGTAGCAAATCTGACGGAAAACGGGAGCCGTGGGCCGATTAAATCTGTCACGCTGCCCTTACCGCTGGTATTGGCGCAGAGCTGGATGTATTTCCATTTGGGGCAAGATGAACAGGCTTGGCAGCGATTAATCAGCGGAAGCTCGGCATATGGCATCCCGCCGGAGCATCTGCTGCATTTTCTTCATGTGCTTGCAGATTCTTCCGACTGGAAGCGGCTGAGCGAGTGGTTAGTGCAGCTCGGACCTTTGCTGGCGAACCGACGGAACTCCCCTTTGAATGATTACATGCAGTTGTGGGACACAGCCATTCATCATCTGCCTGATGTAGAGCACCGCATGTGGGACACATTGGTCAGCATGCTTCCTCATTCCCGTCCGGCTTATGAGGAAGCAATGCATTCCCGGGGACAGTGGCGGCGGTGGATTGATTTTCAACTGAGCACGGAGACGGAGCCGCTTGAATTCCGGGTAGCGGTGCTACAGCCGATTGAAAAGGATGCACCCGAGTTGCTATTGCCTTTCTACCATCAGGCTGTGGATCGTTATATCGGACACAAAAACAGGGACGGATACAAAGCAGCAGTGAAACTGTTGAAGCGTCTGTCCAAAATTTATAAAAAATTGAAGCAGGAAGAGCATTGGGAGCAGTTTATCACCACATTGGCTGTCCGCAACAGCCGACTGCGCGCCCTGCAGGAAGAGCTTCGGAAAGGTAAGTTGATCTCATGA